The Kogia breviceps isolate mKogBre1 chromosome 4, mKogBre1 haplotype 1, whole genome shotgun sequence genome window below encodes:
- the RAD23A gene encoding UV excision repair protein RAD23 homolog A isoform X2, producing the protein MAVTITLKTLQQQTFKIRMEPDETVKVLKEKIEAEKGRDAFPVAGQKLIYAGKILSDDVPIKDYHIDEKNFVVVMVTKAKTSPGTSVPPEASPTAAPESSTSFPSAPASGMSNPPPTAREDKSPSEESAPTTSPESVSGSVPSSGSSGREEDAASTLVTGSEYETMLTEIMSMGYERERVVAALRASYNNPHRAVEYLLTGIPGSPEPEQGSVQESQVPEQPATEAGENPLEFLRDQPQFQNMRQVIQQNPALLPALLQQLGQENPQLLQQISRHQEQFIQMLNEPPGELADISDVEGEVGAIGEEAPQMNYIQVTPQEKEAIERLKALGFPESLVIQAYFACEKNENLAANFLLSQNFDDE; encoded by the exons ATGGCCGTCACGATCACGCTCAAAACGCTGCAGCAGCAGACCTTCAAGATCCGCATGGAGCCTGATGAGACG GTGAAGGTGCTGAAGGAGAAGATAGAAGCTGAGAAGGGTCGTGATGCTTTCCCCGTGGCTGGACAGAAACTCATCTATGCTGGCAAGATCCTGAGCGATGATGTCCCCATCAAGGACTATCACATCGATGAGAAGAACTTTGTGGTCGTCATGGTGACCAAG GCCAAAACTAGCCCAGGCACCTCAGTACCCCCAGAGGCTTCACCCACTGCCGCCCCGGAGTCTTCCACATCCTTCCCATCGGCCCCTGCCTCAGGCATGTCCAATCCCCCACCTACCGCCAGAGAGGACAAGAGCCCATCGGAGGAATCAGCCCCCACGACGTCCCCGGAGTCTGTGTCCGG CTCTGTTCCCTCTTCAGGTAGCAGCGGGCGAGAGGAAGACGCGGCCTCCACGCTAG TGACTGGCTCTGAGTATGAGACGATGCTGACGGAGATCATGTCCATGGGCTACGAGCGGGAGCGGGTCGTGGCTGCCCTGAGGGCCAGCTACAACAATCCCCACCGGGCTGTGGAGTATCTACTCACG GGAATTCCTGGGAGCCCCGAGCCGGAACAAGGTTCTGTCCAGGAGAGCCAAGTACCTGAGCAGCCGGCCACAGAAGCGG GAGAGAACCCCTTGGAATTCCTGCGGGATCAGCCCCAGTTCCAGAACATGCGGCAGGTGATTCAGCAGAACCCGGCGCTGCTGCCAGCCCTGCTTCAGCAGCTGGGCCAGGAGAACCCCCAGCTTTTACAG CAAATCAGCCGGCACCAGGAGCAGTTCATCCAGATGTTGAACGAGCCCCCTGGGGAGCTGGCAGACATCTCGGACGTGGAGGGTGAGGTGGGTGCGATAGGCGAGGAGGCCCCACAGATGAACTACATCCAGGTGACACCGCAGGAAAAAGAGGCTATAGAGAGG TTGAAGGCCCTGGGCTTCCCAGAGAGCCTGGTGATCCAGGCCTACTTCGCTTGTGAAAAAAACGAGAACTTGGCTGCCAACTTCCTCCTGAGTCAGAACTTTGATGACGAGTGA
- the RAD23A gene encoding UV excision repair protein RAD23 homolog A isoform X1, producing MAVTITLKTLQQQTFKIRMEPDETVKVLKEKIEAEKGRDAFPVAGQKLIYAGKILSDDVPIKDYHIDEKNFVVVMVTKAKTSPGTSVPPEASPTAAPESSTSFPSAPASGMSNPPPTAREDKSPSEESAPTTSPESVSGSVPSSGSSGREEDAASTLVTGSEYETMLTEIMSMGYERERVVAALRASYNNPHRAVEYLLTGIPGSPEPEQGSVQESQVPEQPATEAAGENPLEFLRDQPQFQNMRQVIQQNPALLPALLQQLGQENPQLLQQISRHQEQFIQMLNEPPGELADISDVEGEVGAIGEEAPQMNYIQVTPQEKEAIERLKALGFPESLVIQAYFACEKNENLAANFLLSQNFDDE from the exons ATGGCCGTCACGATCACGCTCAAAACGCTGCAGCAGCAGACCTTCAAGATCCGCATGGAGCCTGATGAGACG GTGAAGGTGCTGAAGGAGAAGATAGAAGCTGAGAAGGGTCGTGATGCTTTCCCCGTGGCTGGACAGAAACTCATCTATGCTGGCAAGATCCTGAGCGATGATGTCCCCATCAAGGACTATCACATCGATGAGAAGAACTTTGTGGTCGTCATGGTGACCAAG GCCAAAACTAGCCCAGGCACCTCAGTACCCCCAGAGGCTTCACCCACTGCCGCCCCGGAGTCTTCCACATCCTTCCCATCGGCCCCTGCCTCAGGCATGTCCAATCCCCCACCTACCGCCAGAGAGGACAAGAGCCCATCGGAGGAATCAGCCCCCACGACGTCCCCGGAGTCTGTGTCCGG CTCTGTTCCCTCTTCAGGTAGCAGCGGGCGAGAGGAAGACGCGGCCTCCACGCTAG TGACTGGCTCTGAGTATGAGACGATGCTGACGGAGATCATGTCCATGGGCTACGAGCGGGAGCGGGTCGTGGCTGCCCTGAGGGCCAGCTACAACAATCCCCACCGGGCTGTGGAGTATCTACTCACG GGAATTCCTGGGAGCCCCGAGCCGGAACAAGGTTCTGTCCAGGAGAGCCAAGTACCTGAGCAGCCGGCCACAGAAGCGG CAGGAGAGAACCCCTTGGAATTCCTGCGGGATCAGCCCCAGTTCCAGAACATGCGGCAGGTGATTCAGCAGAACCCGGCGCTGCTGCCAGCCCTGCTTCAGCAGCTGGGCCAGGAGAACCCCCAGCTTTTACAG CAAATCAGCCGGCACCAGGAGCAGTTCATCCAGATGTTGAACGAGCCCCCTGGGGAGCTGGCAGACATCTCGGACGTGGAGGGTGAGGTGGGTGCGATAGGCGAGGAGGCCCCACAGATGAACTACATCCAGGTGACACCGCAGGAAAAAGAGGCTATAGAGAGG TTGAAGGCCCTGGGCTTCCCAGAGAGCCTGGTGATCCAGGCCTACTTCGCTTGTGAAAAAAACGAGAACTTGGCTGCCAACTTCCTCCTGAGTCAGAACTTTGATGACGAGTGA
- the GADD45GIP1 gene encoding large ribosomal subunit protein mL64, translating into MAAPVQRARSLLGLATTLGPGSRGYRAPPPPRRSTGPWWPDPDDPLTPPWQLGPRYAAKQFGRHGAASGVAAGSLWPSRKQLHELEAEEREWYPSLAAMQESLRVQQLAEEQKLQAREQLIEERMAKMPQMIENWQRQQQERREKEQADKERRARLQAEAQERLGYHVDPRSARFQELLQDLEKQHRKRLKEEKQRKKKEARAAAMAAAAAQDPADSATPSS; encoded by the exons ATGGCTGCGCCCGTACAGCGGGCGCGCAGCCTGCTCGGGTTGGCGACGACCCTAGGCCCGGGCTCCCGCGGCTACCGAGCGCCTCCGCCCCCGCGCCGCTCAACGGGGCCCTGGTGGCCCGACCCGGATGACCCACTGACCCCTCCCTGGCAGCTGGGGCCGCGCTACGCAGCTAAGCAGTTCGGGCGGCATGGCGCCGCCTCCGGGGTGGCCGCCGGTTCTCTGTGGCCTTCGCGGAAACAGCTGCACGAGCTGGAGGCTGAGGAGCGCGAATGGTACCCGAGCCTGGCGGCCATGCAGGAGTCGCTGCGGGTTCAGCAGCTGGCCGAGGAGCAGAAGCTACAAGCCAG GGAGCAGCTCATTGAAGAGCGCATGGCCAAGATGCCACAGATGATTGAGAActggcagcggcagcagcaggaGCGCAGGGAGAAGGAGCAAGCAGACAAGGAGCGGAGGGCTCGGCTGCAGGCTGAGGCCCAGGAGCGCCTGGGATACCACGTGGACCCGAGGAGTGCCCGCTTCCAGGAGCTGCTGCAGGACTTGGAGAAGCAGCATCGCAAGCGCCTCAAagaggagaaacaaagaaagaagaaggaggcACGAGCTGCTGCGATGGCCGCTGCTGCAGCCCAGGACCCAGCAGACTCTGCAACACCCAGCTCCTGA